The following DNA comes from Hordeum vulgare subsp. vulgare chromosome 3H, MorexV3_pseudomolecules_assembly, whole genome shotgun sequence.
tcttaatataaaaacaaaagCACCATCTCTTAATATAAAAATGACATTATGGATAATAATTATGTTATATTTTTCTAGAAAAATGTCATCATTATTAAACTGGCATGTTGCCATGTAACACATTTcacaaaaaatgttgaaaacccgtCGTGGCAAATTCTATAGAAAAAATGCCATGTGGCAAAAGAGGAGGTCCAGGAATTCAAATCCAGGTCTACCAGGTGCAAACTCGCGCTGCTACCAATGCAGTGTGCCGGGTCGATTTGAAAAGTAAAGCGTACGCTGAGTTCTATGGTACAACGAACTAGTTCAAAATCTAGCATGCCGACAACCCTCCTCCATGAACCTTGCGTCCAGATCAGACGGTAGGAAGGGGGGTTGCCCGCATCAGTCTACCGGTTGGCGGTTGTTAGTTTTGATAACATTCTGTTTAAAAGTTGTTGCAAAAGTTCACTTATatagaaataataataattcCATAGGTTAACAACTATTGGTCGATTTGCcatccaaaagaaaaagaaaaaaatcccaTGATAAAAAAGTGTCATCTCTTAGTAAACAAAAAATGTCATATAAAACACAAAAATGCCTTCTCTCAATAATAAAAATGCCATATTTCACATAAAAAAATATCATCTCTTATAGTATAAAAGAATATACCCCTTCATAATAAAAAAAAATCCATCTCTCTTAAATAAAAAGTAGCATCGCTTAATATACACAATTACATCtactaaaataaaaaaatggcATCACTTAATATtaaaaaattaacatccactaatAAAAAAATGCCATCTCTTAGTAAATAGAAAACCCACATcttaataataataacatcatctcttaatataaaaaatatatctcttaaataaataaaataccatATCTTCAGAATTAAAATGCTATATCTCAAATAAAAAAATCCATCTCTTAATAGGAAAATGACATCTCCTAAAATAAAAATGCTCTTAGTAAAAAAATGCCATCTCTTTATAAAAAAATGACATCTCTTAATAATTAAAAAAGTGTCATCCCTTAATAATAAAAATCTCATCTCTTAAATAATGTCATCTCTTGATAATAATGCCATCTCTTAACATAAAAAATGTCAGCTCCTAAAATAAAAATGCGACCTCTGAATAAACAAGAACTGCCATATCTTAATAAAAAAAATGCCATTTCttaataaagaaaatgaaatctcCTACTAAATAAAAAATGACATCTACTAACAATAGAAATGATATCTCTTAATataaaaatgaaatataaaaacaAAAGTACCATCTCTTAATATAAAAATGCCATGTTGGTTAATCAATCATGCTACTTTTTTCTAGAAAAATGTCATCATTGTTAAACTGGCATGTTGCCATGTAACATATTTCGCAAAAAATGATGAAAAACTGTCGTGGCAAATTCTCTAGGAAAATGCCATGTGGCAAAAGAGAAGGGCCAGAAATTCAAACCCACGTCTACCATGTGCAAACTCGCGCTGCTACCAATGCAGTGTGCCGGGTCGATTTGAAAAGTAAAGCGTACGCTGAGTTCTATGGTACAACGAACTAGTTCAAAATCTGGCATGCCGACAACCCTGCTTCGTGAACCTTGCGTCTAGATCAGACGGTAGGAAGGGGGTTTGCCCGCATCAGTCTACTCGTTGGCGGTTGTTAGTTTTGATgacatctctactattaaaggaggatgtgccgtcgtgatggttcgacctccagAGATGGTTCGACCTCCCGCGTCGCACCGATTTTTATTTTAACCATCGCTTCCACCACTCGTTCCATCGATCCACCAAACCGACGTCCTTCCCTCGATCTCCACGTACGCACGTCCCGTTCCCACCTTGCACTCCCCTTCCCCAAATCCCGTccagattcgccgccgccactccccGTCCCCAAATCCCTTCCAGATTCACCTGGCTCGACGACTTCGGCCTGTCGCGGCTCCTGGCGACGCCTGCTCGCGCCGCCATCGCCCTCGCGGCTCCTTTCCCCCGTCGCCCTCGCGCCGCCATCCCCGCCTCCTCATCCCGTGGATGCGGCTCATGGCACTAGGGTCCGGGCGCGTGGGCGCCGCCGCGCTAGCAGAAGCTACAGATCCCGCTCGGGACACTCGACGTCGTGCTCCACGACGGACGGCGCATGGGAGGCCGGCCTCCGCAACATGCTCCTCTTCCACTCACTATCTTCCCGCCGCCTCCGCTCGCCCATGCACCGTCCCGTCGTCTCCCCCTCCACGCCCCCATGGGTGCTCAACAAGAGGAGAGCGGCTCGCCGTCGGCCCTAGCAAGAAGCAGAAGCAGAGTAGGAGGACGGCAGCGGGAGTGGTGCGCCGCCGGCTCGCCCTCGCTGGCGTCGGCGCCCCTCATCCTCCCACCTACAGCCAGCCCGCCACCGCCATCCCCAAGGTGAGCTATCTGGGCTAGGGTTCACCgaaaaaaaggaagaaataacAGTCACATCCCTCCCTTTCAGCAATAGTGATTAGATTTACTCGTCCCCTTTGGTgaatgtcttcttccttcatttcagtgatgctgcCAGATTTGTAGAGAAGGTTGATCCCACCGAAGGGCCTGTTGCTAATAGCAGCAATGCGGATTCAGGAACGAATAAAATTGCAAGTCAagaagggtacttggaaagaagAATTGGAGTGCTTAGTTCGTGGTGGGTTGCCAATGGCTCTGAGAGGAGAGGTAAGATTTACTTTTTTGTTTAAATGATAATTTTGGTTCAATGAAAGGAAGATTTACTTCCCTTCCCCATTTCTCTCTCTAATCCCCCATGCTCACATGTGGTATGCTCTTCTCTTGTAGATGTGCAGGAAGAAAAGGGCCATTGGATTGTACAGGAAGAGTGGGATGTTGTTCTTTGCTGCTCCTCCACATTGCCCCTGGTAAGCTGGTTGCTCTCCCTCCTTCTAGATTCGTATGTCAGTATGTGTCTGCTGCTAAAACAACAGTCACCACCAATTAGCCTTGTTTGTGTAGTTAATTGTTGCACTCAACGGACAATGAAATTGGAATTCTTGGTGTTGATGACAGTTAATCTTGTCAATAATAGATTCCAACTTAACTTCTCAAATAGAATTACCGAATGATTTGTCTAGAACACAACACATGACATGATTGATTGCTTCACTGTACATTGGAACGCAGGGCGATACTTTACAACGATGGCGAACATAACCATTTATCATGATTACAGGAAGTGGAAGGTAATAGCGGTGCATAGTGCAGTTATGTGTTTGCAACCATGTTTATCGATGATCTGACAATTTTGTATTAAATATGTTATTTTAGATGGGTTCCACCTGCTTTGCCATCCAGCTGAAGTCCTGATCGTGAAAAAGAATCTACTTTTGTAGCTGGTAGAACCAAGGTAAGGTTTAGTCAGACCTTATCAGATGCTCTTTTTTACTTTGCCATCTTTTAGATGGTGTCTATTACACAATTAATTTGTGTTTCATTCTCCAGCGTGTTGAAGTGGAACGCACATTGACTGAGGCACAACGTGATGAATTTGAGGACATGCTGCGTGCATTAACATTAGAGAGAAGTCAGATAAGGGCAGCTATGGGATTTGCATTGGATAATGCCGATGCTGCTGGAGAGGTAATACCCGCCTTGCACATTTGACCTAATCAGCTAATTTATCTCTTCTTTGTGCCTTGAATTAAGTCTACTTATGATTATGAATTTGTTATTGTTTTGATTGATTTGATCTCATGCGCCCTGTTAATAGCTCTTTCTTGTTATTATTTCGTTATGAGGAAATCTGATTGTGGTTGTGCCTTGCAAGCTTGATGAGCTATCTGATTGAAACATATGCCTGATGAGACCTAATGTAAGGGAGTAGACAATATAATACATACAGTGACACATTTTTACTGTCAGGACTGTCTGGTTGCATATATAACTAATACATGTTTTATTCTCTGCTTGATGTCATTTATTTGTCGTATATTGTTGTGCACTTCCAAGTATATTTTTTCCTTAATCTATATGCAATATCAGATCCTCCTCATTTCTTTCTATGTAGTTCTATTGCCCGCCCCTCATGATTGGATGGTTCAGGATTCAGTCTCTTGTCTGAGGGCTCAGGTGTTGACTGCATAAACCAGTTAGTAGGGTTGCTTAACTTTCTTCCACACTCATTCTCATCAGCCATCACGTGCTTCGTATAGTcgtattgcaatctatgtcaatcaGGAAAAGCATGGGTTTATAATAGAATTAAAAACACTGATTCCCCTCGCCGCTGGATGcgcacggcggcggcggaggcgggggCGTACCAGGAGATGTTGCGGGTGGTGGAGGCCTGTGCTTTCCGCATCCaggccccttctcctcctcctcctaaccGCCGGCGCTTGGCAGGAGGAACACGAGCCGCCGCCTCCCGGATGCAGCTCTTCAGTGTGCTCGACAAGGTCCGTCTTCCCTTCGCCATTTCTCTCTCTAATCCCCCATGCTCACATGTGGTATGCTCTTCTCTTGTAGATGTGCAGGAATAAAAGGGCCATTGGATTGTACAGAAAGAGTGGGATGTTGTTCTTTGCTGCTCCTCCGCATTGCCAAACTGACAAACTAACAAACGACTACTGTTCAAGGGAAGTTCCATGTTTGTGAGATAATTTTCATTAATGCAGAACTGCAAGAATGCCCCAGAGCCATCTTTATAATCTGATGTTAGTTAATAATAAAGAATGAGTTACTTGTACCATAGGAGTTAGATGGTTATCTTTTCATAACTTAGTTAGAAATCGATGTGAGATTTCATGGCTCGTACTAGCTTTTCCTTACCCTactttttttttctctcaaaGGCTAGAGGATAGCATTCAAGAAAGCCTGATAATTATGTCAATGTTAAGGATTTTGTAGCTAATTATTATATACCCCTATTTGCATGGCGTTATACATGTGATTCTCCCCATTTGTTTTCCTTTGAACAGTTGGGTTAGGCGCATGAGATGACCAGCAGATAGAGACAATCCTCACAAGGATCAAAGCCCATCTGAATATAGGCTGAAGAAATACACTTACATGAAGCACGTAGTTCTCATCTCAGCTAGAGGTCCGTTCTATCTTCCATGTGCTCTATACTCTTGGATTGTAATTTAGATGATGTTTGTTACCAAGTACTAACCCAAAGATTCTCTCTTCTATGTGCATAAAAGTGACTCAGGTCCAACAACCATTGTGTGCTCCATGAAGAAAACCATCTAGAAGCAACTAATTTCTATTGTGAAATAGGTAGGAAGCTGAATAAACTGATTTATATGGTAAAGATTGGCTGCTCTAATGTTTGTTACCTACACTAAAGAAATCAATGAGGCAACTATAAGTATTCTATGAGTATCATTTCCAGTTCGCCGATTATTGTTGTCTTTCTTAAGATTTAGCAGCTTGTTCCTTATAGGATATCTTACTCTAAAATGACCCCAGCAATAGCCATGCTTCTGCAACACGTCCAACCAATTGTTGATTATTGTCAACATAGGGAGGATCACTTAGTTGTACATTTTGTTGCACAATTTTATGGTCAAAGTGTAAAACAATTCACAATTCTCATGTTACCATCAGAGTAATCGGTTTTATCTTGATTGCGGAGGTCGTCCTTTTTTGTAGAAGGTTCTCTATTCTCTTCACTTTTTGCACATACAATACCATTATGGCTTTTATGATTGACATTCTAGACTCTTATCTTTAGTGAATTTGGACTTTCGAGTAATCTTGTGGCGTATCAGCAGTGTTCAACTCACCCGTGTTCTTAaaactcctatatatatatatatatatgaagttATTGTCATGTGTGCACATACATCCCTAACTGAGATTATCCTAATATATGGTAGTTATCTTTCCTTCTAAGTTAGTTCTGTGAGTTTCTGTCTGCACCAAAATATCTTAGGAATCAGTTATAACTAAACTTTGTAGGAATCAAAACTATCTTCGGTGGTCACATCCTTGCTAGGACCTATGGTGAGAAACTAAATGTTGGATTCTATGATATCACCAACATTGTCGTACAGGAGTTGCCTTCTAGGGCCTTGCTCATCTATTAGAGCTATATTGTCAGCTTATTCTTCATTGGGtcgccaagatctgtcatgaatttcttcattgatCATAACTTGGAGGCCTCAATGGCACTTAATGGATGATTTACTTTGTTGTTGAGATGATGATGCACTGGAGACAGATGAGGTTGTATAAAATTAGGAGCTCATGATGGTGATATGCTTGCTGGTTTGAACGATTTTGTATCATGTCAGTTTGTTCTTAGAGATTTCATGTCCCTATTCTAATGCCTCTTTGTTTTGGCGTGCGAGTATCTTGAAATCTAAAGCAAATGGGTGGCCCTATTCCCCTATTCTAATGTCTGCAACTAATAAGAATTTTATGGACATAAATGTATAAAAAAAGTAGTATGGTTATGAATATAAAATAAATTGCAGTACATTCGTTCTAAATTACAAAATGTTTCAGATATGTTAATATGGACTACGTACAGACTCAATTGAATGAAGCACACTAAAATGCGTCCATATACATCCGAATCAGAAAGATGTTAGAACATCTTATAAATTGAAACAGAGGAAATATTAAGCAAATGTTATTCTATTCTTAagtattgtttgtttgttgtggACCTTGGGCGGCTTTTTCATGTGGTGAAAATTCTCTAATATGCCTTCCCGTCGTTCACTATATATGTACGCTTGTTAGGTGATTTTATAGTAATCAATGCTTGATGCCAGATGTGAGGAGCACTGTACTGataatttttcttttttctttttatcttGTGCGCTTTGATAATGATCTGCAGACATACATAGCGTAAGGTGTCACCTTAAATGAAAGCTAAGCGCAAGGTCATATTTATTGCAGTAATAGAAATAAGCCCCGTACCATGTACAAACTATTCAAATAAATAGATAAAATCAGGACACTTGCTTTGTGGATTGCAAGATGATTGCCATGTACTACAAACTATTCaaataaacaaataaaactatattattttgaATTATTCGGTAGTTGCtgaattaaaaaaaattgtataTTACTATTGTATACTTTATTCCGTGGCAACATACGGGCAAGCAACTAGTTTTGTTTAAAAGTTGTTGCAAAAGTTCACTTatagaaataataataattcCATAGGTTAACAACTATTGGTCGATTTGCCATCCAAAAGAACATGGCGGTCTCAAGATATACTGTAGGATATACTAGAAGGATTTAGGGTTGTACGCGCTTTGTCATGTATGCACTTTGTGGTCGTTGGCTGCGGACCCATAGGAACGCAGGAGGGGCGAGGGATTTCAACTTAAAAAGGATGAATTGGTTGTTGATGCATGGATGGCCATCCGGTCGGTTGATGGCACGCAGCAAAGGAGGCAAAACCTTTTGGACAAGTGTACATGGTGGGTTCTATGAGCACAAAGGAGGAGACATGCATCAAGCACAATAGGTGAATGAGGAATGGAATGTCGAGAAGTTTAATAATTTCATCGTGGTGCAAGAGAAGATTATCAAGCCTGTCCACACATGCTGGATATCAAGAGAAGAAGTCCCACTCTGGCAAAACCTTCGCAATAAGCAGGCTCATCTCGCACTCACACACTCGGATGAATTTTGCGACAGGCTCACGGCATCAAAGGCCTGAGCAACGTCCAACAAGAATCAAAACAAAAGATTAACTGTTTGTTCCCTCAAAAGGGGAAACGAGAGCTTAACTGAATTAGTACTGCCTTACAGTATTACCCATGAGAACTGAATTTTGGTTCTGAGCCAAGACAGTGGATCATCCATGATCCATGCATAGTGCTACATCATAAAAAAACAGTGATCACCAAATGACGTCTCAACTAAAGCAGTGATCACCAAAACATTTCAGCCGTCGCCAACCGAGACAGGTCACCCAGCGTCAGAACCACCTGGTACTCCGATGTAGTATTACTTCCCCTACCTGAAACAGAGGAAAGAATTTTTTTAACGTTCGAGTCTGTATGATATCAGTATTAGAAGAGACACTTGATGTGGTCGATGGACGTATATATAGCTTAATTGGCGTCACCTGTTAATAAGTTAAACCTGCTTCTCATTCCTCATCTTCATCTAATAGATGAGCTTGTCCTTTTTCAGATAATCGGACAGATTCAGTTGCTGCAGCTCTTCAACCGCGCCATCGACGGTGTTCTCCACAGGACCTTCAAAGGACAAAGGATATTATATCAGCCAATTTGTTTCATGAGTCTTTTGTGGATCAGACATTGGGCAGACTGCATTGATTCATTCTgcctattcattacacctttgtCACACCAATGCAAACTGAagggaaaagaagaagaataaaggaGATGGCACAAGCATTCTCTTACAAAACATTAACAGTGTAAGACGAACCCCGCCAACAACAATCAACTTGAAATTTGCATATATGCATAGTGAGGCCAACCAGAGAATCTTTAGGAACATAATATGTGTTCAAGCAACCGAATGAAACAACAAAAGGAATACCTTATGGCAATTCATTTCAATATGCTTGCTGTATGCAGTATTTCTGTCTAACAACTAACTCACTATGCATATTATCCGACCATCGCAAGTcttgaaaacaaaaacaaaaaacacgtggCCTTTATATACTACCGCGAGTGCTGTGAAGAACAGAAGGATGCTATGTTTAAACAAGCAAACACTGGCATATGGATTCCTTTAGACAGCTTCTATCAGAAACACACATGTATATATTGAAGTAACCATAACAGAGAGTATCttcagaaaaattcaaaataTATCCAATGTTGGAGCTGCATCTTACAACTCAAGGAGCCACATGAAATCCATGGAAGGACCTTACTGTGACCATTCACTTGCATAGTCCTGCCTCACGTGCATAATGCCGTTGCAAACAAAATTGTTGGCAAAGTTACATAAATACAAGTGTCTAAGTTAGAAATCACTGGAAGTGTCGGACCCATGCATCTAAGAACAGGCCCAACAATTTGCAACAGGCATGTACTCCTAAAACCTTTTATAAACTCTAGACAGTAAGCACCAAGCAGCCATAGCCTAGCAGTAATATCCCCAAAGACTACAGGACTGGGCTATTCACATGCTCATGGCATACTTACATTGTATAGGGAACTAGCGTTGAATACAATGTCTTGCATTTACTGAGAAAACCATATACAATGCCATTTACTGAAGCTGTGTAAACGATCACTAAGCTTATCAACAGATGCAGGGAACAAAAAAACTGAATAACATAGCAGTTAACGACCTTACAGCTTTGAATGGAAACCCACAGCAAGCATATATAAACATCAATTTAAGCATAAAATtaaatgtatatatgtatatatctGGATTAGCTCTTTTTTAGTATGTATTAAACACTTGATaagtcatactccctccgtcccaaaattcttgtcttagatttgtttagatatgaatgtatctagtcaagttttagtatttagatacatccatttctagacaaagttaagacaagaattttgaaacggagggagtatatactagTATATCTCACACACATAACAACATGAACATATTCAAACAGGACTAATTTATTCTAAAAGCTCATTTTTTAGCCCCTTACACTTATCAAACAAAACATAACTACTACCTGCAGCATCAATGAACACAAGCTAGCCTCTGAAAATTTCAACATTTGCAGCAAGAACAGAAATGTTAGCCTTTTAACGGTGCCACAGAACCCCACCATTTCCAATCACCAACAAGCCAGTGGCAAAGAATCAGAGACTCATGCAGTAGAGATGTACAATGAGTTACCTGAGCAGAGAGCCTGTGGCAGCTGCCAAGCGTGAACGAAGCGGGAAGCGACGTCTTCGCGCGGCGGCTCAACCAGCTCGTACACCTCGCACCCCACGACCTTGCGAGCGCGCACGTCGACGCCGATCAGGTGCTCGTCCTGGAAGAAGTAGACCACGTCGGGGTTGGTGGGATGGATGAACGCGAGCACGGGTATCTTCTTTGGCAGACCAGTGGCCTTGTAGCTGGTATGGTTGCAGATCTCCGTGAAGGTGGCCTCGTACTCCAGTGTCCACTCCGTGGACTCTGGATAGTCGGCGAGCGTCCAGACGCTGATCTGTGCGGCGCCGTTGCTGTTGCGGTTGCGGTACATGTCGACGAACCGCAGCTTGCCGGCGCTGACGCCCACGCAGCGGTACTTGTCGAGCAGCCCCCAGGCTTCCATGGACTTGAGCGCCTTGCCGTCCGGGAGCGGGACGACGGTTAGCGCCGGCGCGTCGGCGAAGGGGTCGCAGCTGAGGAGGCACCAGGAGAGGTCGACCCACCAGAGCGTCCCGGAGCAGGAGACGACGCCGTTGGGGCTGAGCTGGCGGGCCGGGAGCGGGAAGCCGACGCTCTTGCTGACCCACTCCCCGACCTGCGACGAGAAGCGCAGGAGGATGGCCATGTCGCTGCCGAGGAAGGGCTGCAGCTCGGCGACCATGTAGCCCTCGCCGTCCGGGGAGGCGATGAGGCCGAGGTGGCCCGGGTGCGCGATGAGCTCGGGCTTGGGGAGCGGCAGGGCGGAGCCGGCGGCGGCGTCCAGCACGAAGTAGCCCGCGACGAGCGGGCGCCAGGAGAACTCCTGGCGGCCGGGGGTGTCGATGATGGTGGGCCCCGTGGCGCGGCCCTGGTcggcgtggaggaggaggaggcccgcggaGGAGTCGGCGGCGAGGACGGAGGGGAAGTTCTTGGGGGTGGTGCGGGACGGGAAGATGCGCGGCGGGATGGTGAGGATCGCGACGCGCGGTGGCGCCGGCAGCGCGAGGGAGAAGTCGGCGGCGCCCGGACCCGGAGGGAGgtcggcgtcggcggcggcggccgacagCACCCGCGGCACGCTGCCCAGGATGACCCACGACGGCGGGGGCGAGGCGGCGGTTGCCATCTTGGCTAGGCGGTTCGTGAGTGCGCGCGCGCGGCGTT
Coding sequences within:
- the LOC123439462 gene encoding uncharacterized protein LOC123439462; amino-acid sequence: MATAASPPPSWVILGSVPRVLSAAAADADLPPGPGAADFSLALPAPPRVAILTIPPRIFPSRTTPKNFPSVLAADSSAGLLLLHADQGRATGPTIIDTPGRQEFSWRPLVAGYFVLDAAAGSALPLPKPELIAHPGHLGLIASPDGEGYMVAELQPFLGSDMAILLRFSSQVGEWVSKSVGFPLPARQLSPNGVVSCSGTLWWVDLSWCLLSCDPFADAPALTVVPLPDGKALKSMEAWGLLDKYRCVGVSAGKLRFVDMYRNRNSNGAAQISVWTLADYPESTEWTLEYEATFTEICNHTSYKATGLPKKIPVLAFIHPTNPDVVYFFQDEHLIGVDVRARKVVGCEVYELVEPPREDVASRFVHAWQLPQALCSGPVENTVDGAVEELQQLNLSDYLKKDKLIY